One Brassica napus cultivar Da-Ae chromosome C4, Da-Ae, whole genome shotgun sequence genomic region harbors:
- the LOC106391572 gene encoding nematode resistance protein-like HSPRO2 → MVDTDWKSKMMSSESPKLSSKLHVTIPSPFKVVAVSSPISCSAPAACSAYELYLRLPELKNLWSSRDFPRWSNEPILKPSLQALEISFRLVLSVCSDARPYINHREWNRRLDSLVTSQIQLIASICEEEDDQSAPVSDGRSSLSLLPQLATWRKTESLGKKFLCTIDNEMRRCKYTLGLGEQNVSNKPNLRYDAVCKPNGLYRLKDNPYADHVDNDENQTLYVLHQILESWIHASLSLLNRIDENINEERFGKASSDVYLLERIWRLMTEIEDLHILMDPEDFLKLKKQLQIKSTGKNDAFCFRSRGLVEMTKMSKDLRQRIPKILEVEVDPTGGPRLQEAAMRMYARKKGECDKIHLLQGMQAVEGAAKSFFFAYKQLVAVMMGSSQVSCDSLSQIFMEPTYYPSLDAAKTFLGEFWGNLG, encoded by the coding sequence atggttgatACAGATTGGAAGAGTAAGATGATGTCATCAGAATCACCTAAGCTTTCTTCAAAGCTCCACGTCACTATCCCTTCGCCGTTCAAAGTCGTCGCCGTCTCGTCTCCCATCTCATGCTCCGCTCCAGCAGCTTGCTCCGCCTACGAGCTTTACCTCCGTCTCCCCGAGCTTAAAAACCTCTGGTCATCACGTGACTTCCCCCGCTGGTCAAACGAGCCTATCCTCAAACCGTCTCTCCAAGCTCTGGAGATCAGTTTCAGATTGGTTTTATCCGTTTGCTCCGACGCGAGACCGTACATCAACCACCGCGAGTGGAACCGGCGGTTAGATTCTCTCGTCACGAGTCAGATCCAGCTCATAGCATCGATCTGCGAAGAAGAGGACGATCAATCAGCTCCGGTCAGCGACGGACGAAGCTCTCTCAGCCTGCTACCACAGCTAGCCACGTGGCGAAAAACGGAGTCCCTAGGGAAGAAGTTTTTGTGCACGATCGATAACGAGATGCGTCGGTGCAAGTACACGCTCGGACTCGGAGAACAGAACGTCTCTAACAAACCGAATCTCCGATACGACGCCGTTTGCAAACCGAACGGTCTTTACAGACTCAAGGACAATCCTTACGCGGATCACGTGGATAACGACGAGAATCAGACGCTCTACGTCCTCCACCAGATCCTCGAGTCGTGGATCCACGCATCTCTAAGCCTCCTGAACAGAATCGACGAGAATATCAAtgaagagagatttggtaaagCGTCCAGCGACGTTTACTTGCTGGAGAGGATCTGGAGGCTGATGACGGAGATCGAAGATCTACACATACTAATGGACCCGGAGGATTTTTTGAAACTGAAGAAGCAGTTACAAATCAAATCGACCGGTAAAAACGACGCGTTTTGCTTCAGGTCGAGAGGACTAGTGGAGATGACGAAGATGTCGAAGGATCTGAGGCAGAGGATACCGAAGATTCTAGAGGTCGAGGTTGATCCCACGGGAGGACCGAGGCTGCAAGAGGCGGCGATGAGGATGTACGCGAGGAAGAAAGGAGAGTGCGATAAGATTCATCTGCTTCAAGGGATGCAGGCTGTGGAAGGTGCGGCGAAGAGTTTCTTCTTCGCGTATAAGCAGTTAGTTGCGGTGATGATGGGAAGCAGTCAGGTGTCGTGTGACTCGCTGAGTCAGATATTTATGGAGCCTACTTACTATCCGAGTCTTGACGCGGCAAAGACGTTTTTAGGGGAGTTCTGGGGTAACTTGGGATGA